DNA sequence from the Peptoniphilus sp. GNH genome:
GCAGACTTTCAAAGACGTCCAAGGTCTCTTTGAGTTTGGGGTCTCTGAAGGAGTTCATCTTGGCAATTTTTTCTCTCGAGAAATTTATGCCCATGCCATAGGCTCCTCCAATGGCTCTTATGTTGGTGTAGAGGTAGTCTAGGCTTAGGAAATTTTTTAAGACTTCCATGGACCCGTCATAGTCGCCGAATGAATCGAAGTTTCCTCTTTGGCAGACGAAGTTTACGTTTGATGAGAAGGTGTATCCCAGATTCATTTTTTTGTTTAGGCTTAGGCTGATTTCATTTTCGCTTTGATAACTCAACCTTTCGATTAGGCCTTGGGCTACTTTTTTGAATTCCTCTTCTGCATCTTTTTCGCCAAGTAGATGGATGATTAGATCTTTTTTGTTCAAGATTTTGCCATATACTTTTTCTAGTCTTTCTTTGAGGGCTGGGAAATTCTCGTCGCAGTCTTTTAATGTTTTTATGATGTGGTCGTAGTAGTCGCTTCCGACTGTCATATTGGCGAATTTGCCGCTTTCTGTATTTTGTGCTTCTAAGACAGCAAATCCAAAAGAATTTGGCATTGCCATAAAGGAGCTTTCTAGAGCTGATTTTTCTTCTAGTAGCAGGTCTTTTATCCTCTTTTGATCATCAAATTTGGTCTTGGTGAGGATTTCTTCTATTAGTTCAAAGGCTTTTTCGCCCTGTCCTTTTAGATATTTTACTTTGCTGATGAATTTTCTCTTGGACTTAGCTTTGCATTGGAAGGCTGTGAGGGCAAAGCTAATGCCACCCGATCTTAGATAGATTTCTTTTTCAAGGTCTTGGAAGCTATAATTTTCAGTTGAAAGTCCATTTAAAAATAGGTCTATAAGAGCCAAGTCTTTTAGCTCATCTTCTCTCAGGTGGTCTATTTTAAATGCCAGGCTTGCATAGCTTATTTTGTTGGCAGCTCCTTCAAGGAAGAGGTACTTGGCACCCTTTATTTCTGAAACTACGGGGTCTATCTTTGCCACTTCGGTGTCTATATCTGACAAGTTAAGACTTGGTAGGTTACTTTTATCTTCTTCGCTTGACTCTGATTTTTGATAGACTTTTAGTTCTTTTGTATCTTTTATTATTTGGTCTAGTTCTTTTTCTGATAGAGTCTTTTGATAGGCGAGCAAGTCTTCTCTTTGCTTGTCCTCTCTTTGCTTTTCCCTGCCTTCTTGGGGTAGGATTGTCAGCTCTACCTTGTAGGGGTTGTCTATTAAATATTTTTTTATGAAGTCTTCTATATAGCCATGGTCTAATTTCTCTCTGATTTCTTTTATATGTTCATTTATGATTAGTCCTTCATAGGGACTTCTGTCATATAGCCATGAGTTCAAGGCTCTTAGTACATAAATTATTGATTTGTGTGGACCCGAGCCTTCTCTTATGGAAAATTCATACTTGTTTAAAGTCGACAACACGTGCTTTTTGTCTAGGCCTTCTTTTACGATTTTAGCAAGCGTGTTTTCGATTATATCTGCAAATTCCCCCATCCTATCTCTGGATGTGTTTTTGGCAACTATGGTGAAGTCATAAGGAAGTGACGAGTTAGTCGTGAAGTATATGTCTTCTCCCAAGCCTTTTTCTTGGAGCGCCAGTTTTATTGGACCCGCATCTGATGTAATCAAAAGTTCAGAAATGAAATTCATCATGAAGTCTATATTTTTATAGGTTCTATCTTGGACTACTACCGAATAGGTGAGGACGTCCTTGTTTTCAATTTCTTGACCCGGGTCAACTGAATAGTAGTCTATAAGGCTCTTTTTTTCTTTGAAGGGCTCGTTTAGCTTGATGCCAGAGTCTGGGTTTGTCTTTTCAAATTTGCCTATATAGTTTTTGTCAATAAATTCAAGTGCCTTTTCCATATCCATGTCCCCGTAGAGGTAGATGTAGGAATTAGACGGATGGTAATAGCGCTTATGAAAAGCTAAAAATTCTTGATAGCTGAGTTTTGGAATCTCCATGGGGTCTCCTCCCGAGTTGACTCCATAGGTCGAATCGGGATGGAGATTTAAGCTCAAAGCATTGTATATTTGGGAGTCAACTGATGAGTAGTCTCCTTTCATCTCGTTAAAAACAACTCCCACTCTCTTGAGTTCAGATTTTTTGTCTTCAAGCTCATAGTGCCAGCCTTCTTGTCTAAAGATTTTTTCTTCTTCATACATTCTTGGATAGAAAACTGCATCCAGATAGAGGTCCATCAGATTGTAGAAGTCTTTTTCGTTTCTGCTGGAAAGTGGGTAGACAGTCTTATCAGGGAAGGTCATTGCATTTAAAAATGTCTGCATAGATGACTTTAGCATGTCCATAAAGGGCTCCTTAGTCCTATACTTTCTAGAGCCTTGCAAAACACAGTGCTCTACTATGTGGGCTGTCCCTTTTGAGTCCTCTGGAGTTGTCCTAAAGGCTATGGCAAAGGTTTTGTTGCTGTCATCGTTTTCGACTGTCAAAACCCTTGCTCCAGTTTTCTCGTGTTCATAGATTTTGCAGTTTCCTGCGACTTCTTCGAGGTATTTTTCTTCAATAAATTTATAGTTTTTCATCTATCCTTCTTTCTTTTTATTTTATAGAGTTTTTTCAAACCATTTAGCAGTGGTGTCCATCAATTCGTCAAATTCTGTCATTGAACCTGTAAAAATGTTAAAAGTATGGTCTGCTTTTTCTATTACGTGCTTCTTGCTTTCTTTGTTAGGTGATGCCTTTAAGATTTCATCTGCTGATTTTGGTGGAACAACATCATCCTTGGCTCCATTTATTGCCATGATTGGGGCTTTGATTCCTTTTATCTTGTCTATTATTTTTACATTTTTTACATCTTTTGCCCATGAAAGACCGAATTTAAGAGGGCTTCTCCAGCCAAATTCAACTGTATAATAGCCATTTTTTTCTGCTTCTTTATATTGAGCATCAGTCATCATGTCTGAAAGGTCTAGAGCGCCTGCCCAAGTCAAGACTGATTTAAAATCTTCGCTTGCAGCTGCTGCCAAGAAGGCATCAGTTCCGCCTTGAGACCAGCCCATTACACCAATTTTGTCTTTGTCTACTTGTTCTAAGCTCTTTAGATAATCTTTGGCTGCTAGGGCATCTTCTGTTGCTGTCTTGTAATCGTATCCGATGTAGTCTTCTTTGGAATCGCCTACGCCCATGAAGTCTATACGGATTGAGGCTATCTTATTTTCTGCAAATTTTTCAGCCATGTAAACATATCCGTTGCCGGCTTCGTCTTTATTTGAACCTGTTCCATGAAGCATTACGACTGCTTTTAGGGCTTTGCCTTCCTTGGGTAGAGTCACTACTGCTGGCACCTTTCTGCCATTTGCATCTATGAGCAAGTTTTTTTGTAGGTAGGACTTTTCGCCTAGTCTTGCTATCATGCCGACTTTTTCAAATTCTACTTTTAGTCCCATTTTTTCTGCTATGAGTCTCAATGGCACATAGAGTTTATCTCCTTCAAGAAATGGCTTTATGTCTTCTATTTCTTTTTCGCCAAATATATTTTTTACCTTAACGGCTTTATCTGCGACTAAGTCAAAGGATAAGTCTTCGGATGTGATTTTCACTTCTTTCTTGTCTTCTGATAGGTCGAATTTATAAAGGTCCTTGATTGCTTTTAGGTCTTTGAAGTAGTCCCAGGGTACATATGTAACTCCCTTTATAAGTCTAGTTGCAACTCCATGTTGGTCCTTGTCAAAATAAACTTGAATAGATTTTTGAGAATTTGCTTCTGGACTTGTTTTTGTTTGAGCAAGTGTTCCCAAGGGCATAAGGCTTACTGCCAAGCCTGAAACTAGAGCTAATTTTTTAAAGTTTTTCATTTTTTTCCTCCTCTTTGAGTGGTCTTTGCACTCTTTGACTCTTTAGATTCACCTTTTATTATCCAGCTACATTCACATAAGCTTGGTAAGCGGATATTTTTTCAAGCTCATCAAGGTGAAATTTCCCAAGAGAGTTGGATGACCCACACGCAGTGTAGATTGGATCAATTCCTTTTAGACTATCATCCAAGTAGACCTTGCAAGGTTCTTTGTAGGCATAAGGACATACTCCTCCTATTCTAAATCCCACAAGCTCCTCTACCTCTTCGTGTTTTAGCATCTTCATTGGAAATCCAAACTGAGCCTTGTATTTTTTCTTATCAATCATCCTATCAGCCGGCAATACTATTAAAATCGGTTGACCGTTTTTGTCCTTTAAACTTATAGTTTTTACTATTTCTTTGCTGGAACATCCCAAGGTCTTGGCCGCTTCTTCGCTCGTAGCTGTGGACTCTTTAAAGATCATAATTCGATCTTCTAATTTGAATTTTTTTAAATACTCTCTTACTCTTTCTAGACTCATGCTTTCTCCCGGATAATTTAATCTAAGCCAGATAGACAGACTTCTTTGGTGCCTTGTTTTAGTCCAAAAATTTCTGTCTATCTGTTTCAAATTATACCACAAGTTTTTTCTTCCTACTTAAAAAATAAGACCCCTACTTTTAGGAGTCTTATTTTAAATTCTAAATCTTATTTTACATATACTAGAGTGCCATTTTCTAAAAATGCCATATCTCCAAGTTTTACATAAACTATTGGTTTTACTATCTTTGCGCCTTCAGGAAGCTTCTTGACTTCGATTTCATATCCGTCTGCTGTAGGTCTAACTTCATAGTTTTCTGCTGGGACTTCTTTCTTGTCATATTTTGGAGTTGCTCCTGTTACAAGATCTGTATTTTTGATTTTGTTGTAGTCATCTTCTGAAACATAGTTCAATTTTATATATCTTTCAGGATTTTGACCTGCCTTGCTTGCTCCCTTAAGGGATGATTTGATTTTTATAATGCCCTTGTCATCAAGTTTAGTGTAAGATTTTCCTGAGTGGTCGCTCTTTACGCTCTTATCTCCCAAAACTTCAAAATCTACAAGGATTTTTCTACCAGCTTTTGCAAAGTCGCCCTTGTGTTTTTTGTCTCCTATCTTGTAGGTTGGCATTTCTTTTATTATTTCAAGTTCTTCCTTGCTTATTGCCTTGTCATCTTTTTTCAACAGTTCTTTAGCCTTTTCTATAAGAGCCTTAAAATCAGCTATGGCTTTTTCATTTTCAGGTTTCTTTACGCCTTCGATTTCAAAATTTTCAAGCTTTAAGCCATCAACAAAATTCTTTAAGACTTTCTTAGCTTCTTTTACTTCATCAAGCTTTACTGCTTCTGTCTTTTCTGGTGCTTTTGCATCAACAAGAGCATTATAAAGCATTAAGAAGGCGTCTTGTCTGCTAGCAGCTGCGCCAAAATCTTTTATTTCAACTCCAGCTTCCTTGCCTATGATTCCTTCTTGGCTTGCCCAGTTTATCCATGATGCTGGCCAAGATGATTCTTTTACCATATCTGCTGTCAGGTCGTCTTTTTTTAATACGACTAGCATCTTTATTACTTCTGCATTTGTGATGTTTTTTTCTGGTTTGAAAGTACCATCAGGATAACCATTTATAAGGGCTATCTTGTTTTTTTCGCCCTTGGTGTCTTTTGCTACATTTATGATGCCCTTTGCCCAGTTTTCTTCTGCGACGTCTTTAAAAGCTGATTTTTCTTTTTGCAATTCCTTTGCTGAATTTTCAAGACCTATTGAATACACAAGGGTCTTTGCAATTTCAGATCTTTTTATATTCGAATCCAGTTTCAAACTTCCGTCTAGGTAGCCCGATATAATCTTTTTTTCTTTTAATTCAGCTATCTTTTCTTCTGGTTTTTGAACCTTTTTTAGAGCAGGTGCTGAGTAAGCAAGACTTGATTGAATGCCAGTTGCTAAAATTGTGGCTGCCAAAATTGTAGGCACTAATATTTTTCTTTTCATTTCATTCTCCTTTGTCGACTAATAAATTTTATATGCTTATAGTCGAAATTATTTATCAATTTAAGTATACAAAATATGTGTCACTTTGTAAATATTATAGCAAATTTAAATTGTTTAAATTTTTTCTTTTTTATTCTTGTCTAAATTTTCTTATTTACATAAAAGGAAGACTCAAAAAGAGTCTTTCTTATATTTATAAGTTTAAAATTTAGATTTTTCGCTTATATTTTACGATTAATAGTTGACGTTAAAGATTCCTATAATGTTATTGTAGTCTGCTACATAGGCATTTGGCAGCCCCATTTGAGCCATACTTACAGCTACACTATAGCCTCTTGCATTTGCTTTCATCATAAGTCCATAATGACCTGGAGAATTTTTCCATGTTGTGAAAAGAACTCTTGCAACATCCTCTTCTGATTTTACATTCATTGTTTGATTTTCTCCATATACACTAGTGTCATAATTAAATACATTATCTCTAATTGATGGGCCCATCAGCTGTGCAGCACATTCTCCTGCCATATTGCATATGCCTTCAAAAACTGTGTTCCATCTAGAACCATCTGGTCTTACATGCGGCTGTCCATTGCTTCTTAAGCTTCCAACTGCGGCTTGTTCTGTAGCCCTTATTTCTGTTCCTACTTGAGCCTCGCTATTGTAACTAAGGGGTTGTAATCCTTGACTTATTCTCTCTTCATTTAGCAAGTTTTCAAAAGCTTGTCTAAATTTTTCGTGATCAAAATAGGTTCCGTTATTAAATCCAATAACATATTGAGTTCTGTCAATATTATTGGCTTCTTTATTATTCTTATTAGAGCTTTTATTTACATTTTCTTTAGTTTTATTATCTTTATTTGCTTTTGCCTTTTCAATTTGTCTTGTGCCTGCAAGGGTATTGTATAGCATCAAAAAGGAGTCTTGTCTTTTGGCGGGTGAATCAAAGTCTGTTATTTCAACTCCAACTTCCTTGCCTATGATTCCTTCTTGGCTTGCCCAGTTTATCCATGATGCTGGCCAAGATGATTCTTTTACCATATCTGCTGTTAGGTCGTCTTTTTTTAATACAACTAGCATCTTTATTACTTCTGCATTTGTGATATTTTTTTCTGGTCTAAAAGTGCCATCAGGATAACCATTTATAAGACCTATCTTGTTTTTTTCGCCCTTGGTGTCTTTTGCTACATTTATGATGCCCTTTGCCCAGTGGTCTTCTGCGACATCTGTGAAGTCTGATTGCCCATTTTGTTCTTCTCTTGCTTCGTTTTCAAGTCCGATTGAATAAATAAGAGTCTTGGCAATTTCAGATCTTTTGATGGTTGAATCAAGTTTTAAACTTCCGTCTAGGTAGCCTGATATGATATTTTTGTCTTTTAATTCAGCTATCTTTTCTTCTTGACTTTGAACTTTTTTAAGGCTTGGTAATGAATATGCGAAGCTCGTTTGAATACTTGTTGTAAATATCATTGCCGCCAAAAGAGCCGTGCCTAATATTTTTCTTTGCATTTTCTTCTCCTTTTTATATAAACAAATTTATAATATGCTTATAGTCTAAATCATTTGTACATTTAAGTCTATAAAGCATGGGCTTATTTACAAATGTTTTTGCAAGTTGAAATTATTGTATCGAATGAATTTTCGTCTTGGTCTTATAAGAATTTCATTTGATTTTGAAATATTTAAATACAAAAAACCGCCCTATTAAAAGAGCGGTTTTTAACATTTTTAATCATTCTTAAATTATTCTTCAATTGTTTCTTCTTCTGAATCTTCTTGTGGTCTTTTTATGACTTCGGAATTTTCCAATATTTCAAAATTTTCTTTAAGCTTGTCGCTTATGGCAATTTGTACGTTGGAATTTTTTCTAACCCCTGTTCCAGCTGGAATCAATTGACCGATTATTATATTTTCTTTTAAGCCCAAAAGTTTGTCTTCTTTTCCTTTTATGGCTGCATCTGTTAATACTCTTGTCGTTTCTTGGAAAGACGCTGCTGAAAGGAAGGATTCTGTTGCCAAGGATGCCTTAGTGATACCGAGAAGGGTAACTTCTCCTGTGGCTGGTTTCTTGCCTTCTTCTTCCATTTTTTTATTTTCACGTTTGAAGTCGCTTGAGTCAACCATAGATCCTGGTAAGAAGGTCGTATCGCCTGGGTCTTCAATCTTATATTTATTAAGCATTTGTCTTACTATTATTTCAATATGCTTATCGTTGATATCTACCCCTTGAAGTCTATATACTCTTTGAACTTCTTTAACTATATATTCTTCAACGCCCTTGGGTCCTTTAACTTTTAAAAGGTCTTGAGGATATACAGAACCTTCAGTCAATTCGTCACCTTTTTCAACATAATCATCGTTTCTTACTTTGATTCTTTGTCCAAAAACTATGTTGTACTTGGCGACTTGTCCATCATCAGATGTGATTACAACTTCTCGTTTCTTGTTTTGTTCTTTTATTTCGACTTTTCCTGCAATTTCTGTAATTACAGCTAGACCCTTTGGCTTTCTTGCTTCGAAAAGTTCTTCTACTCTTGGAAGACCTTGGGTGATATCTGCTGCTGCTGCAACACCACCAGTGTGGAAAGTTCTCATTGTAAGCTGAGTTCCCGGTTCACCGATTGATTGGGCAGCGATTACTCCGACAGCTTCACCTATGCCTACACTATTACCTGTTGCCATGTTCTTGCCATAGCAATGAGCGCAGACTCCAGTTTTGCATTTGCATCCCAAGACTGTTCGCACTTTTACTTCTTCAATGCCGGCATCTACTATTTTTTGAGCCAAATCTGTTGTGATTTCTTCTCCCTTTCCTACAATCAAATCTCCGCTATTCGGATCCTTGATGTCTTCAGAGGAATATCTTCCTTCAATTCTATCTTTGAGGCTTTCTATTAATTCTTTGCCATCTTTAAACGCTCTTGCTACTAGATATTCATCTGTGCCACAGTCTTCTTCCACAACGATTACTTGTTGAGCTACATCTACAAGTCTTCTTGTAAGATATCCTGAGTCGGCTGTCCTAAGAGCTGTATCGGCAAGACCCTTTCTAGAACCGTGAGTAGACATGTAGAATTCCAAAACTGAAAGTCCTTCTCTAAAGTTTGACTTTATAGGCACTTCTATTGTTCTACCTGATGGAGATGCCATAAGTCCTCTCATACCTGCCAACTGTCTTATTTGGTTTTTCGAACCTCTGGCTCCTGAATCTGCCATGATGTAGATGTTATTTAGCCTGTCGAAGCTTTCCATTACTTCGTCGGTAAGCTCATCAGTTGCACTATTCCAGATTTCAATTACTCTTTCGTATCTTTCTTCGTCTGAAATCAAACCTCTTCTAAAGGCTTTTTCGTATTTGTCTACTTCTGCACCGGCCTTATCCAAAATTTCTTTTTTAGTTTCTGGCACTATTACGTCTGACATAGATATTGAAGTTGCAGCTACGGTTGAGTAGTGGTAACCCAATTCTTTTATATGGTCTAAAAACTTAGCAGTTTCTATATTGCCATGCTTGTTGTAAGTTTTTTCGATAATTTGTCCCAACAGTTTTTTGTCGATTACTTGATCAATCTCAAGTCCATAGGGGTCTTTGCTTCTATCTACAAAGCCCAAGTCTTGATGGATATATTTATTAATCAAAAATCTACCTACTGTGGATTTAATTATCTTTCCTCTCTTGTCTTTGTCATCTTTAAATATCCTCATGGACACTTTTGATTGAAGATGTACATAGCCATTTGCATAGGCGTGCATCATTTCTTCGTAGTCTTTAAAGACCATGCCCTCGCCCTTTAGTCCATCTCTGATTCCAAGAGTTAGATAATAACATCCTAAAATCATATCTTGAGTTGGAGTTGTGATAGGCTTTCCGTCTTTTAGTGCCAAGATATTATTTGTTGAAAGCATTAGAAGTCTTGCTTCTGCTTGTGCTTCGGCTGATAGGGGCAGATGGACTGCCATTTGGTCCCCGTCAAAGTCAGCGTTGTAGGCTGTACATACAAGTGGATGTAGCTTTATTGCTTTTCCTTCTACAAGAACTGGTTCAAAGGCTTGGATACCAAGTCTGTGAAGTGTAGGAGCTCTATTTAAGAGAACAGGATGATCCTTTATTACTCTTTCTAAAACATCCCAAACTTCTTCCTTTGCCCTTTCCACCATTCTCTTGGCAGATTTTATATTGTGGGCTGAGCCATTTTTCACAAGCTCTCTCATTACAAATGGCTTGAAAAGTTCAAGCGCCATTTTCTTAGGAAGACCACATTGATAGAATTTCAAATCTGGTCCTACGACAATTACTGAACGTCCAGAGTAGTCAACACGCTTTCCAAGAAGATTTTGTCTAAATCTACCTTGCTTTCCTTTTAACATTTCAGAAAGTGATTTTAAAGGACGATTTCCAGGTCCTGTTACAGGTCTGCCACGTCTACCATTGTCGATAAGGGCATCTACTGCTTCTTGGAGCATTCTTTTTTCATTTCTTACTATTATGTCAGGCGCATTTATATCTAAAAGTTTTCTGAGCCTATTGTTTCTATTTATTATTCTTCTGTAAAGGTCATTTAAGTCGCTTGTCGCAAACCTTCCTCCGTCTAATTGGACCATAGGTCTCAAATCAGGCGGTATTACTGGTATGGCTTCCAAAATCATCCATTCAGGCTTGTTGCCTGATTGAATAAAGGCTTCTATTACTTCTAGCCTTCTTGATATTCTGACTCTTTTTTGACCACTAGCATTTTCAAGTTGATTCTTTAAATCTTCAGATTCTCTATCTAAATCTATTTGCTTTAAAAGTTCTTTTACAGCCTCTGCACCCATTTTTGCTGTGAACTTGTCGCCGTATTCACCTTTTAGCTCTCTGTATTCTAATTCAGTCAAAAGTTGTTTTACATAGACTTCTGTGAAACCTTCTTCCACTTCTGTTACTACGTATGCTGCAAAATAGAGAATTTTTTCAAGAGCCCTAGGACTCATATCAAGAGCAAGCCCCATTCTAGATGGAATGCCCTTGAAATACCAAATATGAGATACTGGTGCTGCCAACTCTATGTGGCCCATTCTTTCTCTACGAACTTTGGATTTTGTAACTTCAACTCCGCACTTTTCGCAAACAATGCCTTTGAATCTTATTCTTTTGTATTTTCCGCAACCACATTCCCAGTCTTTTGTAGGTCCGAAGATCTTTTCACAAAAGAGGCCTTCTTTTTCCGGTCTTAGTGTTCTGTAATTTATGGTTTCAGGTTTTTTAACTTCTCCATAGGACCATTCCCTTATTTTTTCAGGAGATGCAAGTCCTATTCTTATCGAATGAAATAATTCACGTTCACCCAAAAAGATCGCTCCCTTCTATAATTAATCTTCTTCCTCGTCATCATCGTCATCAAATTCGTCAGTTTCATAGAATTCAACTTCATCAACACTTGCCTTTCTTATGGCTGATGTCGCTACATCATCTGCATCTTCCATGATTCCTTTTACGTCTTCTATGACTTCTCCCTCTATCGAATCAATCCTGTTTAGATCTTCATCTTCGGCTTCCAAATCAATTTCTTGTCCGTCTTCGTCCAAGACTTTCATTTCTAGTGCCAGGGATTGAAGTTCTTTTATTAAAACTTTAAATGACTCTGGAACTCCTGGTTGAGGGATGTTTTCTCCCTTTACTATGGCTTCATAAGTCTTTACTCTTCCTACAATGTCGTCAGATTTTACAGTGAGCATTTCTTGAAGAGTGTAGGAAGCACCATAGGCTTCTAATGCCCAAACTTCCATTTCTCCGAATCTTTGTCCACCAAATTGTGCCTTTCCACCAAGTGGTTGTTGAGTAACCAATGAGTAGGGGCCTGTTGACCTTGCGTGAATCTTTTCATCTACAAGGTGGTGAAGCTTTAACATATACATGTATCCAACAGTTGCAGGATGGTCAAATTCTTCTCCAGTTCTACCATCTCTAAGTTGAATTTTACCATCGTGTGGATAGCCTGCTTTTTCCAAAGTATCTATTATATCTTGTTCATTAGCTCCGTCAAATACGGGAGTTGCAATGTGCCATCCCAATTTTTTAGCAGCTAGACCAAGATGCACTTCTAAAACTTGTCCAAGATTCATACGGCTAGGTACGCCCAGAGGATTTAGGACTATTTGAATAGGTGTGCCATCTGGCATATAAGGCATGTCTTCAGCTGGCATAACTCTTGAAATGACACCCTTGTTTCCATGGCGACCACACATCTTGTCTCCGACTTGAATCTTTCTTTTTGTTGCAACAAAGACTCTAACCATTTCATTTACGCCTGGTTGCAACTCGTCACCTGCAGATCTTGTGAAAGTCTTTACATCAACAACAATGCCATGTTCTCCATGTGGAAGTCTAAGAGATGTGTCCTTTACTTCTCTTGCCTTTTCACCAAAGATAGCCCTTAGCAATCTTTCTTCTGCTGAAAGTTCAGTTTCTCCTTTTGGAGTAACTCTTCCTACGAGGATATCTCCCGGTTTTACTTCTGCTCCCGGTCTTATAATTCCTCTTTCATCCAAGTCTTTTAAAACATCTCCACTTAGGTTTGCTATATCTCTTGTTATTTCTTCGGCGCCGAGTTTAGTGTCTCTTGCTTCAACTTCATATTCTTCTATATGAAGAGATGTAAGCGTGTCATTTATTACAAGATCTTGGTTTACAAGCATAGCATCTTCGTAGTTATAACCTTCCCAGTTCATAAAGGCAACAAGTATATTCTTGCCAAGAGCCATTTCGCCAAGATCGGTTGATGGACCGTCGGCTATGACTTGACCTTTTTTAATCTTGTCTCCTTTTTTTACAATAGGTCTTTGATTTATTGTAGTGCCTTGGTTGCCTCCGATGAATTTATGGAGCTTATACCTGTCTACAACTCCGTCTCCATCCCTTTTCAAGTATATATTTCTAGTATCTACTTTTACGATTTCTCCATCGTCAGTTGATACGATTACAACGCCCGAATCTTTTGCAGCTCTGTATTCTATACCAGTTCCTACAATTGGGGCTTCTGTCTTCAGAAGAGGAACAGCTTGACGCTGCATGTTGGCACCCATGAGGGCTCTGTTGGCATCGTCGTTTTCCAAAAATGGAATCATTGCCGTGCCGACAGCTACAATTTGTTTTGGCGATACGTCCATATAAGTGACATCTTTTGAATTGTAAAAGTCTACAAGTCCTTCGTGTCCTCTTGCAACTATAC
Encoded proteins:
- the rpoC gene encoding DNA-directed RNA polymerase subunit beta', with the protein product MGERELFHSIRIGLASPEKIREWSYGEVKKPETINYRTLRPEKEGLFCEKIFGPTKDWECGCGKYKRIRFKGIVCEKCGVEVTKSKVRRERMGHIELAAPVSHIWYFKGIPSRMGLALDMSPRALEKILYFAAYVVTEVEEGFTEVYVKQLLTELEYRELKGEYGDKFTAKMGAEAVKELLKQIDLDRESEDLKNQLENASGQKRVRISRRLEVIEAFIQSGNKPEWMILEAIPVIPPDLRPMVQLDGGRFATSDLNDLYRRIINRNNRLRKLLDINAPDIIVRNEKRMLQEAVDALIDNGRRGRPVTGPGNRPLKSLSEMLKGKQGRFRQNLLGKRVDYSGRSVIVVGPDLKFYQCGLPKKMALELFKPFVMRELVKNGSAHNIKSAKRMVERAKEEVWDVLERVIKDHPVLLNRAPTLHRLGIQAFEPVLVEGKAIKLHPLVCTAYNADFDGDQMAVHLPLSAEAQAEARLLMLSTNNILALKDGKPITTPTQDMILGCYYLTLGIRDGLKGEGMVFKDYEEMMHAYANGYVHLQSKVSMRIFKDDKDKRGKIIKSTVGRFLINKYIHQDLGFVDRSKDPYGLEIDQVIDKKLLGQIIEKTYNKHGNIETAKFLDHIKELGYHYSTVAATSISMSDVIVPETKKEILDKAGAEVDKYEKAFRRGLISDEERYERVIEIWNSATDELTDEVMESFDRLNNIYIMADSGARGSKNQIRQLAGMRGLMASPSGRTIEVPIKSNFREGLSVLEFYMSTHGSRKGLADTALRTADSGYLTRRLVDVAQQVIVVEEDCGTDEYLVARAFKDGKELIESLKDRIEGRYSSEDIKDPNSGDLIVGKGEEITTDLAQKIVDAGIEEVKVRTVLGCKCKTGVCAHCYGKNMATGNSVGIGEAVGVIAAQSIGEPGTQLTMRTFHTGGVAAAADITQGLPRVEELFEARKPKGLAVITEIAGKVEIKEQNKKREVVITSDDGQVAKYNIVFGQRIKVRNDDYVEKGDELTEGSVYPQDLLKVKGPKGVEEYIVKEVQRVYRLQGVDINDKHIEIIVRQMLNKYKIEDPGDTTFLPGSMVDSSDFKRENKKMEEEGKKPATGEVTLLGITKASLATESFLSAASFQETTRVLTDAAIKGKEDKLLGLKENIIIGQLIPAGTGVRKNSNVQIAISDKLKENFEILENSEVIKRPQEDSEEETIEE
- a CDS encoding DNA-directed RNA polymerase subunit beta — encoded protein: MVHPVKYGRRERMSFSRIDEVLSLPNLIGVQTSSFDWLLKEGLKEVFSDINPIEDYNEILRLEFVDYYISDDIKYDIDESKSRDANYCAPLKVRARLINTQSGEVKEQEVFMGDLPLMTPTGTFIINGAERVVVSQLVRSPGAYYKMDRDKTGTKLFSATLIPNRGAWLEFETDAQGIINVRIDRTRKIPITVLLRAIGIETNLEITELFGESEALLRTLEKDTTTNRVEALLEIYKKLRPGEPPTLDSAKSLFENMFFDNKRYDLARVGRYKFNKKLALRERIKDNYSANDIVDEETGEVLVEAGEFIDEDKAIEIENAGINRVEIIIKSQRDDEQDHKVIVIGNNFTDASNFDLPFSLEELGFKEKIHYPTLKALVEEFKDPEELKNEIKKNAHILSPKHITVDDIICGVNYEFCLFGGVGLTDDIDHLGNRRIRSVGELLQNQFRIGMSRMERVIRERMSMQDVDAATPQSLINIRPVTAAIKEFFGSSQLSQFMDQNNPLSELTHKRRLSALGPGGLSRDRAGFEVRDVHNSHYGRMCPIETPEGPNIGLITSLTTYARINDYGFIETPYRKVIKGEGIVTNEIEYLTADVEYQQIIAQSNEILDENGKFVSDRIVARGHEGLVDFYNSKDVTYMDVSPKQIVAVGTAMIPFLENDDANRALMGANMQRQAVPLLKTEAPIVGTGIEYRAAKDSGVVIVSTDDGEIVKVDTRNIYLKRDGDGVVDRYKLHKFIGGNQGTTINQRPIVKKGDKIKKGQVIADGPSTDLGEMALGKNILVAFMNWEGYNYEDAMLVNQDLVINDTLTSLHIEEYEVEARDTKLGAEEITRDIANLSGDVLKDLDERGIIRPGAEVKPGDILVGRVTPKGETELSAEERLLRAIFGEKAREVKDTSLRLPHGEHGIVVDVKTFTRSAGDELQPGVNEMVRVFVATKRKIQVGDKMCGRHGNKGVISRVMPAEDMPYMPDGTPIQIVLNPLGVPSRMNLGQVLEVHLGLAAKKLGWHIATPVFDGANEQDIIDTLEKAGYPHDGKIQLRDGRTGEEFDHPATVGYMYMLKLHHLVDEKIHARSTGPYSLVTQQPLGGKAQFGGQRFGEMEVWALEAYGASYTLQEMLTVKSDDIVGRVKTYEAIVKGENIPQPGVPESFKVLIKELQSLALEMKVLDEDGQEIDLEAEDEDLNRIDSIEGEVIEDVKGIMEDADDVATSAIRKASVDEVEFYETDEFDDDDDEEED